AGCCATACGAAACACAGCCAAAGGAGCTGCACTAGCGTTTTTATTAAGATATGTCTTTAAATTTATTTGCATGGGAACAAAAAAGGCTGCTCATAAAAGAGCAACCTTTGAGTTTACATTTTTTCGGCATTAATCACCGTCGGCATCCACATAATCAACACTTATATTAAATGCTTGCATCATATCTACCTTTAAGGACACTACTACTAATTGCAGTGCATCATAAGCTTCAGTCATTTTTGTATTATCTGTAGCGACTTGCACAGTAAAATCAGCATTTAATACTTGTATTTTTTGCCTAGCATCTTCTATCCTATTATTAATTAAAGCAACTAAATCGTTACGTTCTAAACTAGTCAAATAGGTTTTATAACTTTCTCCAGTAGAACTATTTAAATAAAACTTTCCGTTAAACACTTCTTGTACTGCCTTTAAAGCTTCCAAAGTTAAATCCTTAGAATACATTTTAGCATAAAAGGCTTCTACCTTTTCGGGCAATGGATTTGCAGAAAAAACTCCAGCTGGAATCCCAATTTTATTAGCTCGTAAACCTTTTTCATAATAATAGACAAAATCGTTTGTGAGTTTGTTTAGTGCACTTGTTGTTGTATTTCCAGTTTCACTAATAAATACATTTCTGTAGCCCGCTGTCCAATCCTTTACAACTACTTCGGTTAAAGATTTCATTTGGTCAATAACATCCGAAAGGTAATTTTGGTAATTGGCTTCGGCATATTTTGCTAAAATCGCCGTATCGTCTGCGGCTATACCATACAATAAATAATCAACTGCCGGAAAACCAACCGCATCGTTATTGTTAGGGTGAGTTAAATCGTAAGTTCCGTTAGAAATATTGGCTTCAACATCGGTAGTTGAAACGGGATAAATATTCATTTGAAAGCTGTACAGTATCTCTTCGGCCTTTCCAATATTGAACATTTCTACATACTGCCACACTTTATAGGCCTCTAGCCAAGACGAACGAAGCGCATCTAAATTAGATTGGTTCGGTTCAGCAACAAAAACATCCTTTTCAGATTTTAATGTTGAAAGTTTTGTGTTTAAATCTTCAAACGCAGGTAAAATGATATTATCTGCCAAATTGGTTAAAAGCGCTCCCCTATCAAAATCATCGGGCTTTTGCGCTGACCCATCATCGGATGAAGAACTACAGGCAACAATAAACGCTACCACTACAATACCAAAAAAAATCTTTCTTAATGTAAACATATCTTGTTCATAATAAATATTTGCAAAAGTACTAAAAAGTAGCCGTTGTATATGACCATACAACAACTACTTTAAAGTTCTCATAAAAACTAATACCTAAATGGCCGGTGCAGCTTCAACAGTGGTAAAGCCAAATTTGCTAGCGATGGCATCAGAAACGCTATCTATAGTATTTTCTGATAAATCCCAAAATCCATTGCCTTCCATAAGCTGACCCAATATCGCATCAACTTCAGTTTTTGTCATATATGGAGCATCAGAATTTGGCATTCTTGTAAACTGCAAACTGTAAATAAAACCATAGGCTTCAGACAGTGCGTGGAATGCGCTTGCTTTATCGGTTTCCAAATTACCTTTAGCCGCCTGTAAATAAAACACACCTCTAACTGCTGGCACCAACGATAAATTTTCTTTTATGATTTCGGCTTGTGCATCACGAACAGAATAGTTTTTGGCTACAATTGCAGCTCTTCCCAATTTAAAGGCGTTGTAGATATTACCTGCTAGCCCTGAAAAATCTTCATCACCATCAACACGTTCCAGGTACTCGCTTAAAAATTGATCGGCACCCAAAACAGGTTCCGCAGGGTTAACCTCGTTACCATATAAATAGCCATACGCCTCATCCCATTTGTGTTCCATAGTGGTATAATCTTTACCATCTTCAACAACACCACTATCGTTATTTTCTTTATTAGAACCTGCATCTAAAACTGCTGGGCTTAAATAATTATTAAGTATTTGATCTAACATCAAAGCACCAATCAACCCTTTCGCAAAAGCTTGGTTGTATTCTAAACCTTTGGCATTAATATAACGAATCGAACCACCTCCTGCTTGTTGCAATTGGCCTGCATTACCTGCAGTAGCTACATTATCCCAATTAGGAAAAACTTCACTTACTTGAGACGCTATAAAACCATCAAAATCTGCTTTGATAAGGTTTGCTGTTGTTGTATTTGCTGAAAAATAATCGGTAGAAGCCGCTACTTTACTTCTTATGTTTTTATTGGATTCATTTAACGCTGCATCGCTAAAATCGTCTGTTCCCTCAACATGGGCAAACATAGCATCTAATTGGGCCTTGGAGCTTGAATCATCTTTTAATGCCGTAATAAATTCTTCTGCCATTTGTATTCTAGTGGTTTGACCACTAAAACTTACCGTTGAATTATCATTTCTGGTAAACTCATAAGTCGCAGGTGTATTAATATTGTTGGGGTTACTTCCACCATCATCATCACTTGAACACGATTGAAACAGTGCCGATACCACGAAAAGACTTAATACAATTTTCTTCATTTCTTTACTTTATATTTATTTAGACTTTTTATAAATAAGGTTATTATTTCGGCACAAAAATAAAATCTATTTGCACTTTTACAAAGTTTATTTAGACTTATTTTAAATAAAAATTAAATACAGAAAACAAAGTGCTATTTTACAGATATTTACAAAAAACAGCAGAAAAAATTTAACATTCAATTAAAGTGAAGTGATTAATTAATGGTAGTGATTAAAAATTTTAGAAGCCTCATTATGGGCGCTTTCAAAACTAAGCGCATTGAGGTTGTTTAAGTTTTTTGAAGTGAAATACGATAACAACTTTTCCGTGGGCATATTACCGGTAAGTTCGTCTTTAGCCATGGGGCAGCCACCGAACCCTTGAATGGCACCATCAAAACGTGTGCATCCTGCCTTAAAGGCGGCATCAACTTTATCGTACCAAGAACTAGGTGTAGTGTGCAAATGTGCCCCGAATTCAATTTTTGGATAATGAGGAATTAAATTTGAGAACAGATAATCAATACTTTCTGGGTTTGACGTCCCAACAGTGTCACTTAACGATAAAATTTCAACTCCCATTTTGGCCAGTTTTTCGGTCCACTCGCCTACTATGTCCACATTCCACGGGTCACCATAAGGATTTCCAAAGCCCATGGAAACATAAACAACAACCTGTTTATTAGATGCATTGGCAATCTCCAAAATTTCAGAGAGCACAACCACAGATTGTGCAATGGTTTTATGCGTATTACGCATTTGAAAATTTTCTGAAATAGAAAACGGATACCCTAAATAATCGATTTCTGGGTGTTTACATGCATCAATAGCACCTCGCGTATTAGCAATAATGGCCAATAGCTTACTGGTTGTTTTCGATAAATCTAACTGCGATAACACCTCAGCAGTATCAACCATTTGCGGAATGGCTTTGGGCGACACAAAACTGCCAAAATCTATGGTATCAAACCCCACACGCAATAAAGACTGGATGTATTGCACTTTTTTTTCCGTAGGAATAAAAGCCTTTATGCCTTGCATGGCGTCGCGCGGGCATTCTATTATTTTGATAGGTTTAGACATTTAAAATTTATAAATACTGCGATAAAAATACTATTATTTTAACAATGCTTCTTCATAAGAAAAAAACAAGTTTTACATATCCGCTTGTAAGCCTACAACCAACACATCGACTATATTAGTTAAACTACCACAAATGAAGAAAACTACACTTCTATTCTATCTACTTGTTGTTTTGGCCGTGAATGTTGTTCAAGGTCAAAGTATGGCTGTTTATGACATTGTTTTTGAGAGCGTTTGGGAGTCGGTTGACAACAATCCTACTGATGGTATCAGTACTATAAGTTTACCAAGTAACGCCCATTGGTCGTCTATGGTTTTGGTAACCCATAAAACAGCAAACACCTTTTTAACGGTAGGAGCAAAAGCCTCTTCTGGCATAGAATTGATTGCCGAAGAGGGAGACACCTCTACTTTTGAAGACGAAGTTAATGCCAATAATGATGCCAATAAAATAATAGTTGGCAACGGGTTAAGTTCTGCAAAGGGCACTATTGCCATTAATAATGTTGTAATTAGCGAAGATTTTGCTTTGATTACTTTAGCGTCTATGATTGCTCCTAGCCCCGATTGGTTTATCGCCGTTAACAGTGAAAACTTGAGATCTGGCAATCAAAGTATTAACAATGGCTGGAAAAGCACACTTACAATAGATTTATACCCATACGACGCTGGCACAGAAGATGGTAACACCTACTCGTTAAACAATCCTGCAACAAACCCGATTGGTAATATTTCTTCATTGTCAAATGTTTTTCCTTTCAACGACAAAAAAATAGGTACGGTAACATTTACTTACAACTCGTCAACATTAAGTACAGAAAATGCACTTGCTTTAACAGACTTAAAAATATTTCCCAATCCTGCAAAGGATAATATTACCATTTCAAATATTGAAAGCAATAGCATTTCTTCAGTTAAAATCTATACAGTTGTTGGAAAATTAATCAAGCAAATCGAAAATTTAAAACAGGAAGAGAAACAAATAAAAATTGATTTAACAACCTTAAAACGGGGTGTTTACCTATTAAATGTAAAAGGAACCCTTGGAGAAAACTTTACCCAAAAACTAATAATAAACTAAATTGCTGTGGCCAAAACATTAAGTTTGTGTTAAGTAATCGACGAAATTTACCTTACATCGTTTATATTGTAACTCGCACACATTTAAATATACATTTGGACTAGAAATATTTCCCCCAAATGAATATTTTAACCTACAAAAGACTTCTTTTCCTGATTACGGTATTTATATTGTCAATTCAGTTTATATTCCCACAACAGTCTCATATAGGTTGCGGAAACTCGGTTTCCGAAGAAACCATTTCGTTTTATAACGACATAAAACCACAGCTGCAAAAATTTGAGAACAGTTTTTTAAGCAAAAATTCTGGTCGTAATACATCTGCTGCACATTCCATTAACTCGATTCCTATTAAAGCCCATGTAATAAGGCACTCTGATGGTTCTGGTGGCATTTCAGAAAACGATATTAATACGTCCGTTAATAACCTCAACACTATTTTTAGTGAAGCACATTTGGAATTTTTTATCTGTAATGGCATCAACTATATTAATGACGACGTGCTTTGCCATTTCAAAAAAGGAGATGAAACTTTATTAACAGAAACCAACTATGTGCCTGATGTAATCAATATTTATTTTACGGATCACATTAAGAATAATTCAGAAGAAAGTATTTGTGGTTACACCGAAAACACTGGGAAAACCGACATTATTGTAATAAAAAACGATTGTGCCAAAAACACCTCGTCTTTAGCTCATGAAATGGGACATTATTTTTCATTGTTTCACACGCAAGGCAATGAAGCCAACGGCACAAAAGAATTGGTTGATGGCAGTAATTGTGATACTGACGGTGATGGTATATGCGACACCCCAGCAGATCCCGGTTTGAGTTCCGAAAACATGGATTATGGCTGCAATTACATTGGCACCGCCCAAGATGCGAATGGTGACTTTTACACTCCCGATACGCAAAACATTATGTCGTACGCCAATAAAATTTGCAGAACCCATTTTTCGCAACAGCAATTGGCACGCATGTATGCTTTTTATATGACGACCAAAAGCTATTTAGCATGTCCATCGTTTAACGCAAACATTATTACTAGTGAAACTGAAACGTGTAACGAATCGTTAACCGTAAATTTGGAAAGTTCCACTCCCGAAGCTACAAATTGGCAGTGGGATATGAATAGCGATGGCATTATCGACTATAAGACCAAATCAATATCGCATACGTTTGAAAAAGGCGTTTATGATGTAACATTAACGGTTTCCTGCAAATCAAAATCGGTTACCAAAACCTACCACAATCTTATAAAAGTAGGCACACAAACGGACTTTTTAGACGAAGATTTTGAAGGGTTTACAATGTTGGACAAACACGGTTGGAGCACCAAAGATATTAATGGTAATGGCTATAATTGGTCGACGGCGATTAAAGAAACCCCATCGGATGAAACTGGGCCAAACATTCTAGATAATACTTTTATTTATACTGAAGCCAGTAACGGTATGCCTGGTGATGTAGCCGAATTTATTTCACCTTGTTTCAATATTAATTACGAAAACAGCGGTTTAGAATTTGCTTACCATATGTTCGGAAAAAATATTGGTGAACTGCATATCGATATTAAAACTTCAGACGGTTATATAGACGATGTAATCCCTCCGCTTGTTGGCAGTCAACAGAACAACCCAAACGACACCTTTAAAACCAAAACCATTGACCTATCTACGTATGCCTACCAAACCATTAAAGTGCGATTTCGAGCTATTAAAGGTAATGGTTGGGAAGGTGACATCGCTATCGATGATGTGTTTTTCAAAACTATACACACAGCTGTAACTAATGAGATTTATAAAATTTATCCCAATCCAGTTGCTAATAATCTGTTGTATATTAAAAACGCTATCCCAAGTGAAGCGGCAACATTTAGAATTACTAATCCAATGGGGCAACACTTTATATCTGGCGAAATAATAAATGGGCTCCCCATTGATGTGAGCCATTTATCTTCAGGAAATTATTTGCTTTATATCTTTAACGGAAATGGCAGAACTATTAAACGGTTTGTTAAATAACGTTATTTTTTAAGTAAGGCTTTGTTTATTTGTTTCACCAAGCTAGGGCCTTCGTAAATAAAACCAGTATAAATCTGAATTAAATCGGCACCAGCTTCAATTTTTTCTAAGGCATCTTCAGCAGAGTGAATACCGCCCACACCAATAATTGGAAACGCTTTGTTACTTTTCCCTGCAAGATATTTGATAACACGCGTACTTTTTTCTTTAATGGGCTGTCCACTTAACCCGCCATTACCAATTTCTTCAAGTCGTTCTTTTGGAACTTTTAAACCACTTCTATCTGTAGATGTATTACTGGCTATTACACCATCCAATTTAGTTGACATCACTAAATCCACAATTTCATCTAGCTGGGTATCGTTTAAATCTGGTGCAATTTTTAATAAAATAGGCTTTTGCTTTTCAAACGTTTTATTGGCCTTTTGTGCAGTCACAATCAAATCTTCCAAATAATCTTTATCGTTCAACTTAGCGTGGCTGCCCACATTTGGACAACTTACATTCAGTACAAAATAATCTACATAGGGGTGCAGTGCATTAAAACACTCCAAATAATCTTTGGTATAATCTTCTGGTTTAGTTTGGGTATTTTTCCCAATATTACCACCTATTATTAGATTTCCTTTTCGTTTTTTTAACTGAGCAATAGCTGCATCAACACCGGCGTTATTAAACCCCATTCGGTTGATGATGCCTTGATCGTCCTTTAATCTAAACAGCCTCTTTTTAGGGTTTCCAGGTTGGGCTTTTGGGGTAACAGTCCCTATTTCTATAAAACCAAAACCAAAGTTTTCCAACTCGTTGTAAAGCACCGCATTTTTATCGAATCCGGCAGCCAATCCCACGGGGTTTTTAAAATTCAAACCAAAAAGTTTACGCTCCAGTTTTTTATCTTCAACTAGATAAAGACTTCTAAAAACACTTTTAAATCCGGGGATTTTAGAGGTGAATTTTATTAATGAAAATGTAAAATGATGAATCTTTTCTGGATCGAACGAAAAAAATAGTGGACGAAGAATGCTTTTGTACATCGGTATGATTTGTGCAAAAATACGCCTTATTAAAAAATCAGCCAATTCCGAAGCCGAAAAAATTTATAATCGTATTTTAGAGCCATTAAATGCTATTAATAATTTCAGCGAAACGGTTGCTTTTAAACACTTAAATTCCATTTAAATGATTTCAAAAGAACACATTATAAAACGATTTATTAGTTACGTTACTGTTGACACAGAATCGGACCCCAATTCTGAAACCACTCCAAGCACAGAAAAGCAGTGGGATTTGGCTATTAAACTCACCGAAGAGCTTAAAGCTATTGGCATGAAAGATGTTTCGATAGACAAAAACGCCTACATTATGGCCACGCTGCCAAGCAATGTAGACCACGATGTACCCACCATTGGTTTTATATCACATTTTGACACCTCTCCCGATTTTACCGGAGCGAATGTTAAACCAAAAATCATTGAAAATTATGACGGTGAAGACATTATTTTAAACCGGGAAGGCAAAATTATATTATCGCCCGATTATTTTGAAGATTTACTACAATACAAAGGCCAGACCCTAATTACGACTGATGGCAACACGCTTTTAGGTGCCGACGATAAAGCAGGCATTTGCGAGATTATTTCGGCCATGGAGTATTTAATTAACCATCCTGAAATTAAACATGGAAAAATTAGAGTAGGTTTTACTCCCGATGAAGAAATTGGCCGTGGCGCCCATAAATTTGATGTTGAACAATTTGGAGCCGAGTGGGCTTACACTATGGACGGCAGCCAAATTGGTGAATTGGAATACGAAAATTTTAACGCCGCCAGTGCCGTGGTAAAAATAAAAGGTAAAATTGTACACCCGGGATATGCCAAGGGTAAAATGGTGAACTCGATGTACATAGCTACCGAATTTATCAATTCGTTACCAAGAATGGAAACACCGGAACATACCGAAGGGTATCAAGGGTTTTTCCATTTGCACAATATGGAAGGGCATGTTGAGGAAACGACCTTGCAATATATTATCCGCGACCACGACAAAAAACATTTTGAAGCCAGAAAAGAGGTTATGACAAAGCTCACCAATGAACTAAACTCCCAATACGGCCGCAAAGTGATCACTACCGAAATCAAGGAGCAATATTTTAACATGCGTGAAAAAATTGAACCTGTGATGCATATTGTGGATATCGCCGAAGAAGCCATGAAAGCCGTTGATGTGGAGCCTATTATCAAAGCTATTCGTGGCGGTACCGACGGTTCGCAATTAAGTTATATGGGCTTGCCATGTCCCAATATTTTTGCTGGCGGACACAACTTCCATGGGCGTTATGAATATGTTCCCGTTGAAAGCATGATAAAGGCCACAGAGGTAATTTGTAAAATTTCGGAGTTGACGGCTATTAAAACGTTTGAAAAATAACTAACATTAACGCTTACAATCACTCCACACCCTGATGCTTGGCATAATTTCGCCATTTTTCAATACACTCCTGCATATCATCTGGAATCGGAGTATCAAAACTCATAAACTCGTTGGTCTTAGGGTGCGTAAATCCCAATGTTTTAGCGTGCAGCGCTTGGCGTGGCAATACTTTAAAACAATTTTCAACAAACTGCTTGTACTTGGTAAAAGTGGTTCCTTTTAATATTTTATCTCCACCGTAGCGTTCATCGTTAAAGAGCGTATGGCCTATGTGTTTCATATGCACCCGAATTTGGTGGGTGCGTCCAGTTTCCAATTTACATGACACCAATGTAACATACCCTAAGCGCTCTAAAACTTTATAGTGCGTGACGGCAGGTTTACCTTTATCAGCTTCATCGCCTAAAAACACGGTGTTTTGTAGTCGGTTTTTAGGGTGACGGCCTATATTGCCCTCAACTGTGCCTTCATCTTCCGTAACATTACCCCAAACCAAAGCTACATATTCACGTTCACTAGTTTTTTCAGCAAACTGCAACGATAAATGGTTCATTGCATGCTCGGTTTTTGCCACAACTAAAAGTCCGCTAGTATCTTTATCTATACGATGCACCAAACCAGGACGTTCACTGAAATTGTTGGGCAGGTTATCAAAACGGTAAATTAATGCATTTATCAAAGTACCCGAATAATTACCATGTCCAGGATGAACAACCATGCCAGCAGGTTTATTAACAACCAAAAGCTGGTCGTCTTCATAAACTACATCAATGTCTATATCTTCTCCAACCAATAAATTTTCGTGAGGCGGATGCGCAAATAGTACTCGTATTTGATCATTTGGCTTTACCTTATAATTAGATTTTACGGGCGTACCGTTTACAAAAATACTTCCGTCTTTAGCGGCTTCTTGAATTTTGTTTCGAGTAGCATTTTCAACAAAATTCATAAGGTATTTATCAATACGAAGAGGTTTTTGCCCTTTTTCTACGGTAAACGCATAGTGCTCATAAAGGTCATCGTTATCATCGTTGGGCAATTGTGGTGTGTGATCGTCCATTATTGTGGTCTGTTTCCGTTACCTAACACCAAATCAATCACCGAGGTCTTGGGTAGTTTGTCTCCGGTGTTAACCATTGTGCCATCATGAAACAATTTAAGCACCATATCTTTTGCGATATTATCTTCGTGCGTAATTTTTCCAACCTTAAAACCCAACGCCTCCAAAGTTGGTTTTACTTGCCTAAAAGTTTTATCTATAAGTCCATCTGGCACTCTAATTTTTCGGTACCCGGATGGGTTCAGGGTAATATATATTTTTCGATTTTCTTTCACCTGAGACCCTGCTTTTGGATCTTGCTCAATAACGGCAAACCTTGGGTAATCGGGGTTATAATTCGCAGAATCCTGTATTTTCATTACTAAATTATTCTGTTCCAGCTCAATTTCGGCCACCCCAATAGACTTTCCGGTTAAATCCGGTACGGTTTCAAAAGTACCATGGTTTGTAGTGATATTTAACCATTTCAACATAAAAAAACAGATAACAGCTATGGCCACTACCGCCAATAAAATTTGTTTCAAAAAGGTTTTACTGGTAAGGAATTTAAGTGCACTCATTTAATGAATTTTCGATTAGGCAAATATATAAAAACCGAACTGTTTTTTCTTTTGCAATTTATATGATATTTTAGCTCGACCTATTACTAACTATAAACAAATACGTTTTATTGTTTGTTACGGATTTTTGAGTTTTAACTATAGGTTTTCGTTTTTGCGAAATTAACAACATACTGAAGATGAAAAACATTGCCATAATTATGGGTGGCTATTCCAGCGAATACCAAATATCGCTTAAAAGTGGAAACGTAGTTTACGACACCCTAGACACTACAAAATACAAGGGTTACCGTATTCATATCTTTAAAGACAAATGGGTTTATGTAGACGATGACGACACTGAATACCCTATTGATAAGAATGATTTTTCAATAAATGTAGACAACTATAAAATTAAATTCGACTGCGTATTTAATGCCATACACGGTTCACCGGGCGAAGATGGTTTTATGCAAGCGTACTTTAAACTTTTAAAACTGCCGCAAACCAGTTGTAGTATGTACCAAGCGGCTTTAACTTTTAACAAACGTGACCTGCTGAGCACCCTAAAACCTTATGGCATAAAAACGGCACAATCATTTTATTTGAACCTAGGCGACACCGTTGATAAAGGTCAAATTATAGAAAAAGTTGGCCTGCCTTGCTTTGTAAAGGCCAATAAGGCGGGCAGTAGTTTTGGGGTTAGTAAAGTACACAAAAAGGAAGATTTACTAGATGCTATTAATGTGGCGTTTAGAGAGGATGATGAAATTATTATAGAATCATTTTTGGAAGGCACCGAAGTTTCGGTAGGTGTTATCACTTATAAAGGAGAAATCAAAGTTTTGCCCATCACCGAAATTGTTTCTGAAAATGACTTTTTTGATTATGAAGCCAAGTACCAAGGAAAATCACAGGAAATAACACCGGCACGACTACCAAAAGAACAAGAGGAAAAAGTGACCGCAGAAGCAAAAAAAATATATGAAATATTAAAAATGAAGGGATTTAGCCGAAGTGAATTCATCTTTAAAAACGGCGAACCTCATTTATTGGAGGTGAATACAGTACCGGGATTAACCAAAGAAAGCATACTGCCCCAACAAGCTGCGGCTGCTGGCATAAGCCTTAGTGATTTGTTTGAAAACGCCATTGAAGAAGCTTTAAATAGCAACCCTTAACCCCCTCCTAAGAAACTCAAAAAAATATATGTGAAAATATTAATAAACTAATAAAACAGTATCTTTGAGATAAGTTGTCATTCCTGCGAAGGCAGGAATCCACTTAGAATGAGTTGCTAAATTTTAACAGATTCCTGCCTTCGCAGGAATGACAGAGTCATGAAACGAGCATTATTTCCGGGATCTTTTGACCCCATTACATTAGGGCACTACGATATTATAAAACGCGGTATTACCGTTTTTGATGAAATTATTGTGGCCATTGGTGTGAATGCCGAGAAAAAATATATGTTTTCTCTTGAAGAACGCCAAAATTTTATTAAGGAAGCGTTTAAAGACGAGCCTAAGGTTACAGTGGTAACTTATGAAGGCCTAACGGTGGATTTTTGCAAAAAAATTGGTGTAGACTTTATTTTACGTGGATTGCGAAACCCTGCAGATTTCGAGTTTGAAAAAGCCATTGCCCACACCAACAGAAGCCTATCGGAAATTGAAACGGTTTTTCTCTTAACCTCTTCGAAAACCTCGTACATTGCCTCTTCTATTGTGCGCGATGTTATTAGAAATAATGGTGATTACACCAAACTGGTACCAGAAAGTGTTCGCGTTAAAAATTAACATCTTTAGGCAAAAAGTGCCCTTCCCAAAAATTTTCATTCTGAAAAAAAGCGAAGGCATTTTTAGAAATCAAGTTGTTAATTATGAAATCTCTTCAAATATAAACCCTAAAAACCACGTACTCATTTAACAAGTGTCAGACATGTGTAATATGAAACCTGTTGCTTTTAAAAGAATTTATATTCAGAAAGCGGTTTTGGGAATTCCTCAGGATTTTCCGCTAAATGGTAACGTGGGTCATCTACATCTTCAATAATAACTTCTCTAAATTTCGGACTCGCTTTATAGAGCAAAACTTTACAATCTTTACTAAGGTGCTTTAACCTTATTTTTTTGCCTTCCTCTTCATATTTGTTTACCAAATTGAAAATTGCCTCCAAAGCAGAATGGTCGCTTATTCGCGACTCCACAAAATCTATCACCACGTTATCGGGGTCGTTTTTCACATCAAACTTTTCATTAAACGCTTGTATAGAACCGAAAAACAAGGGGCCCCAAATTTCGTATGTTTTGGTTTTACCATCATCAGAAAAACGTTTTCTAGCTCTAATTTTCTTAGCATTTTCCCATGCGAACACTAAAGCAGAAATAATAACACCAACAAAAACGGCAATGGCCAAATCGTAAATTACTGTAACGGCCGATACGATTACCAATACCACTGCATCAGCTAGAGGTATCTTTCTTATAATCCTAAAACTAGACCATGCAAAGGTTTCGATAACCATCATAAACAT
This genomic stretch from Flavobacteriaceae bacterium GSB9 harbors:
- the coaD gene encoding pantetheine-phosphate adenylyltransferase translates to MKRALFPGSFDPITLGHYDIIKRGITVFDEIIVAIGVNAEKKYMFSLEERQNFIKEAFKDEPKVTVVTYEGLTVDFCKKIGVDFILRGLRNPADFEFEKAIAHTNRSLSEIETVFLLTSSKTSYIASSIVRDVIRNNGDYTKLVPESVRVKN
- a CDS encoding RluA family pseudouridine synthase, with translation MDDHTPQLPNDDNDDLYEHYAFTVEKGQKPLRIDKYLMNFVENATRNKIQEAAKDGSIFVNGTPVKSNYKVKPNDQIRVLFAHPPHENLLVGEDIDIDVVYEDDQLLVVNKPAGMVVHPGHGNYSGTLINALIYRFDNLPNNFSERPGLVHRIDKDTSGLLVVAKTEHAMNHLSLQFAEKTSEREYVALVWGNVTEDEGTVEGNIGRHPKNRLQNTVFLGDEADKGKPAVTHYKVLERLGYVTLVSCKLETGRTHQIRVHMKHIGHTLFNDERYGGDKILKGTTFTKYKQFVENCFKVLPRQALHAKTLGFTHPKTNEFMSFDTPIPDDMQECIEKWRNYAKHQGVE
- a CDS encoding PASTA domain-containing protein, with protein sequence MSALKFLTSKTFLKQILLAVVAIAVICFFMLKWLNITTNHGTFETVPDLTGKSIGVAEIELEQNNLVMKIQDSANYNPDYPRFAVIEQDPKAGSQVKENRKIYITLNPSGYRKIRVPDGLIDKTFRQVKPTLEALGFKVGKITHEDNIAKDMVLKLFHDGTMVNTGDKLPKTSVIDLVLGNGNRPQ
- the pepT gene encoding peptidase T, with product MISKEHIIKRFISYVTVDTESDPNSETTPSTEKQWDLAIKLTEELKAIGMKDVSIDKNAYIMATLPSNVDHDVPTIGFISHFDTSPDFTGANVKPKIIENYDGEDIILNREGKIILSPDYFEDLLQYKGQTLITTDGNTLLGADDKAGICEIISAMEYLINHPEIKHGKIRVGFTPDEEIGRGAHKFDVEQFGAEWAYTMDGSQIGELEYENFNAASAVVKIKGKIVHPGYAKGKMVNSMYIATEFINSLPRMETPEHTEGYQGFFHLHNMEGHVEETTLQYIIRDHDKKHFEARKEVMTKLTNELNSQYGRKVITTEIKEQYFNMREKIEPVMHIVDIAEEAMKAVDVEPIIKAIRGGTDGSQLSYMGLPCPNIFAGGHNFHGRYEYVPVESMIKATEVICKISELTAIKTFEK
- a CDS encoding D-alanine--D-alanine ligase yields the protein MKNIAIIMGGYSSEYQISLKSGNVVYDTLDTTKYKGYRIHIFKDKWVYVDDDDTEYPIDKNDFSINVDNYKIKFDCVFNAIHGSPGEDGFMQAYFKLLKLPQTSCSMYQAALTFNKRDLLSTLKPYGIKTAQSFYLNLGDTVDKGQIIEKVGLPCFVKANKAGSSFGVSKVHKKEDLLDAINVAFREDDEIIIESFLEGTEVSVGVITYKGEIKVLPITEIVSENDFFDYEAKYQGKSQEITPARLPKEQEEKVTAEAKKIYEILKMKGFSRSEFIFKNGEPHLLEVNTVPGLTKESILPQQAAAAGISLSDLFENAIEEALNSNP